Proteins from a genomic interval of Papaver somniferum cultivar HN1 chromosome 4, ASM357369v1, whole genome shotgun sequence:
- the LOC113274475 gene encoding ankyrin repeat-containing protein ITN1-like, with product MDQEGIQLPLDFTKELLNRKPELTGELNSQGFTPLHLASAKGHIQIVKDILRIDTACCFIHDREGKISLHLAVIKGHIDIFEAFKIVEDEELLRSKDYEGNTVLHLAVAMRHLQMIKYLVESNKAEVNTLNANGFTALDVLLQCPAQSGDLLIGEVLRSFGAIRSSNRSNTLLLSEMDTSSHQIEPAMIGSQTILSRSVKETKRKKKNTMKKMNASEEEDDDDDFENNRDLRRDANSLMVVAVLIATMTFEAGLNPPGGDCVKLINTASSNCTINNSFFNRSTTFESRIFNGTEIGNFIKLPGFSYYVFELVDTIGFLSSLSVMVLIICGFPYKQSCLKWTLMVVMMIAMASVALLFMF from the exons aTGGACCAAGAAGGTATCCAG ttgccattagatTTTACAAAAGAGTTGCTAAATCGAAAGCCTGAGCTAACTGGCGAGTTGAATTCGCAAGGTTTTACGCCTCTTCACTTAGCATCGGCAAAAGGGCACATCCAGATTGTGAAAGATATTTTAAGGATCGACACTGCTTGTTGCTTCATACATGATCGCGAGGGGAAAATATCATTACATTTGGCAGTGATTAAAGGTCATATCGATATT TTTGAAGCCTTTAAAATTGTTGAGGATGAGGAGCTTCTAAGGAGTAAAGACTATGAAGGAAATACTGTGTTGCACCTTGCTGTTGCTATGAGACACCTCCAG ATGATAAAATATTTGGTAGAGAGTAATAAAGCCGAGGTAAACACCCTGAATGCAAATGGTTTCACCGCTTTGGATGTGTTACTACAATGTCCAGCTCAATCAGGAGACTTGCTAATAGGTGAGGTTCTTCGCAGTTTCGGAGCTATAAGATCCTCCAATAGGTCCAATACCTTGCTTCTCTCCGAAATGGACACATCCTCACACCAAATTGAACCCGCTATGATCGGCTCGCAAACAATCCTTAGCAGATCGGTGAAAGAaactaaaagaaagaagaaaaatactaTGAAAAAAATGAATGCTagtgaggaagaagatgatgatgatgattttgaaaACAATCGTGACTTGAGACGAGATGCAAACTCATTAATGGTGGTGGCTGTCCTAATAGCCACCATGACGTTTGAAGCTGGATTAAACCCACCTGGTGGAGATTGTGTTAAACTAATCAACACTGCTAGTTCTAATTGCACAATCAACAATTCATTCTTCAACAGGAGTACAACTTTTGAATCCCGGATTTTTAATGGCACCGAGATAGGTAATTTTATAAAGCTGCCAGGATTCAGCTATTATGTTTTTGAGTTGGTCGACACGATAGGATTTTTATCATCGTTGAGTGTCATGGTTCTGATTATATGTGGATTTCCTTACAAGCAAAGTTGTCTCAAGTGGACTTTGATGGTTGTTATGATGATAGCAATGGCATCGGTAGCTTTGTTATTCATGTTTTGA